The Seriola aureovittata isolate HTS-2021-v1 ecotype China chromosome 7, ASM2101889v1, whole genome shotgun sequence genome includes the window TACATATCACCTGatgcaaatgagaaaatgtgggTGAACTGACGATTTAAGTGGATGAAACGGGTTTCGTATTGCTGCTGCTATATACAGTGTATGCCATTTGAATGGCTCCAAAAATGTTACAAACACCTTCTCTCTAATTTTTTGTGTCATCAAGGTGGTTTTTTGGGGAATTATTATGTCCTTTTTATTGGACACtaacagacaggaaatgtgggtggagagagaaagtCCAACCGGGGACTCACTGCTCCAGGCATTTGCGCCCATGTGGTATGAGCCCTAAACATATGGCTATCGGGTCACCCTGTCATCAAGGTGTCTGAAGGCCACACTGTTGATTACACACGTTATAGattactgagaaaaaaaacagctcacatGAATGTTGTTTCAATGAGAGCTGCAAAGATAGATTACTCAATCACCAGAGAATGaatctgcaacaattttgattgTTTATTAATATATAGACAATTCTTTTGCAAAAATGGCAAAGTAATCTCTGGTATCAGCTCCTGTAAAGTGAATATTGTCTGGTTCTCTTACACGGCTTTGATTGCAAACTtaacatctttgtgttttggactaaAACATCAGCATGGGCTCTGGGAGGCATTTTACACTAAatcaactaaaaaaaataattgacagatGAACCACATAAAACTAAGTATTTGCAGTTGAAATGAAACTTACTGTCAAGTTGTCTCTCAGTAGCTGCATGATTAGTGTACTGTCTTTGTATGAATCTTCACTCAGTGTGTCGAGCTCTGCAATGGCATCATCAAAAGCCTACAGGAATTCAAAACAAGCATTTTAATCGCAATAATGCAAGATATTAATACATTGGCATTATATTGAGCAATTTAGTAACCTCACAAATACAAAGAGTTATGTGGTGTTATGAACTTACGCGTTTGGCCAGCTGGCAGGCCTGTTCAGGTGAGTTGAGGATCTCATAGTAGAAAACGGAGAAATTGAGGGCGAGACCAAGACGGATTGGGTGCGTGGGCTGCATTTCGTCTTTGCTGATATCAAAGGCTTTTTGGTAGGCAGCCTGTGAGTCTTTAATGATGGCTAAGAGGAAACAAAGAGCATGAAAATTATGGAACATAACATTATAACAGTAGAGTCACCGTTTATAATCTTTCATACAGTGtataaaaagaacagaaacaatACAACACATTCAGTTTCTAGTTTACTACATACACCTATCTAAAACTAACGCAATGAAGAATGTGTCCTGTAATAAATCCAACTTCCATAAAGGTTGTGTTGAAACCatttcagagaggtgttgattatactttatgatcattttggagagcatagtttgtggtgctgctgaCATGAACTGCATTTATACTCCTATTTATAAGCAACTGAAGTCAGATAAAGTTGAATCAATACTTTACTAAAACTGTCTTTAAAAAGTTTAAGTCACGTTTCAAAAGCATCTAATGATTTTTCCAACACACTACAGCAATACAATTGGAATAACAGATGACTAATACTGTAGAAGGGCCACACCTCTCTGTTGTATTACTGTTGGGTGAAGAGCACAAGGGAGGTAGCTTGTTGTGAGATTAACCACACAATTGTTTCCGAAGGCCTAAATAAACTCTCTTCTTACAGTGGCTACACCTTTGGTGATGAGGCGAGAAGCTGGTCGTCATAGTGATGGGATTTATAAAGCAGATGCTTTTAAACAGAATACTACACTTTCAGGTAATATTTCCTGTAGTGAGTTGAATATGACCTCAACAAGCTTAACGGAAAAATAAGTAAGAGGTTTCAGGAAGGTTTCTAGGGGCAGCGGTTTTAAGATCTAATTTCGGtctaaaatgcaaaacagactGACATGGTTGggaaaaatgtcactaaaaacGATTGATGAGTCCATTTTTATTATGTCCTATCTAATCTTCTCTGTCTTATAAAATCTTTCACTGCTTCCTGCCCTAGTGAAAGTGGAGACACAAGTTATGACCTGTGAAACTGATACATAGGTAAGTAGAAGACAatagtgtgcacacacacacaccagcagccaAAGGGGTGTGTCATGAAGGTGGGTCAGAAAAGAAGAGTTCTAGTAAAATtcaaacaagtttaaaaaactGAACCAGGATTAAAGCGTTTCATAAAACCATCTCAGAGCAGAAGTGATCAGCCTAATTCAAGACGGGTTTTAAGAAGTAAGTTGaagattttgggaaatattcttTAAGCTTTCTTGCACATTTCGataagatcaataccactcatATCTGCCTGTGAAAACTAAAACTACAGTCAGCAGCCTATTAGCTttgtttagcataaagactggagacagattgaaacagctagcctgcttTGGTCTGGTAACAAAACCATAACCTACCAGCTCACTAactaacacattatatcttgctcatttaatctttaaaataaaCGTATAAGTTGGTCTTTCCAAAAACCAACTCAAACATCCTAGTTGTCattttatgaataaatgtgTTCTCCGAATTCGCTATAAATGACCAAAGTGGTTTCCCAAACCTGTTTGCTTCATAAACCATTAAAACAAGGCAGCTGAAAACTCAAACAACTGTGTGGCCAAAACATGAGTGAGAAAAAGATgagtttataaataaataaataaataaaagtacagaaaaaatacagaaatagccTTTTCATTACAAAAGtgtattaattttttatttactcattaatGCTTATatcatttttgtcattcttaCTAGAGGGCAAAAAGGTTAAAAGAATAGGAATGGAACTGAAACAGAAGAATGGTTATCTAAAAAGGACTAAACTACCCCAAACAGAATATTTCTTTGAGCTTAAGTCAACTAAAAAAAGACCAGCCTAAGATAGACCTGGCCTCTTGAAGCAATAGATTCAGTGACAGACCTCTTTAAAGCCTGTAAGCAGCCTGCCGGTTTCACTTCAGGTTAAATTTACAAGAACATCTCTGCTTAAAGTTCCCCTTCTAACTTACTACAGGCATCTATTACCTAAACTGACCCACTAGTTGTTAACAATTAACAGTCAAcaacaatgacagaaaatgttacCATTCAAGTacatctctccttcctttctcaCTACCAGAGGCGTATACTGTGATACTATTGTAATCATCGAGGAGCCAGTCATAAAGCTTATCCTGATACTTAAGTGTTCATTTAATAGGATCTTGTCTAATACGTCTTATTTGGCTCTGCTAGGAGTTGCAGATATCAGTTCTTACAATCCAGCGTTCCAGCCAGGAAAACGTAAATATACataaatgatgaagatgaaataaATCCCCACCACCttctacacacgcacacagtatAAAATGGGATTTAGCATAGAGCTTACatgtcttctcttctcctgtAGCCACCTCAGCCAAGTAGCGGTAGTAATCgcctttcattttcaaatagaAGACTTtgctctctgctgcagtggCTTTGGGAATGAGATAAGTGTCCAAGAGACCCTGtggcagaaaacacaaaacagactgTTAGGAAAGAACAAATTTTCTAAAGATATATAATCCAGTGCGTCATCTGTAATGTATATAACTTGCTTTACAACTGGGGCTAGCAGAGATTGAAATCAGCAGAGTTGAACTGTGTTCGCCAACTATGGgtataaaatgtgtaaacaaTTCATTTATGAAGAATTTTAACACTAATTACTATAATGCTCATTTGCCACTTAAAGGCATCACTTATCCACTGACCCCACAAGAGCAGTGGTAGTTATTTCAACTGattcaaataaacatcatcGCCAACATTTCAAAGCATCATTTCCCATCAGACCTAAATGAGGGTAGAGACAAGCTGACTACGTCCAATTGCCTAAGGGCTTGAGCGTCAGACTTTGCCTGAGCACCATCACAGATGCTTCAGAGACCACTGAAGGGGGGTGGATATGTGTGGATGGTGGATGCTATGAAAGTATGGGGGAGGAGAAAGGGACAGGCTGGACAGGAGAGTAAAAAGTGGAGGGTGAAAtagggtggagagagaggatgggagTATGGATGAAAGATGGTGGGGGTggaaaagagagcagagagccaGGCTGCTGAACTCCTGATGAGCTTTTGCTGAGGAAGTAGGTCACTCAGAGCCCAGCTTGGCTCTTTACATCACAAGCATGCACCACTTGATAGCCTCTCCCTGTTGCTAATCTGAATACTAGCTGGCAGGGAACCTATAGTGCTAAGTGGTGGGAGTGTACCATAGCACACTAGCTGTAAAGAAGGACAGATTAAACAAGAGGATTAAACACTGCCTTTAAAGAAACCTGAATCAATGCTTAATATAAAGTGTAGATTTTAGCTTCTCATGTCTGTGGACTTTCATGTAGTTTCATTGCGGACATCTCCATGTTGCGTCTCCCCATCAGCCATGAAGAACTAACTGTGCCCTAcagctttaaaagaaaagcaggaaagcACAATTTCCCATGGCATTAGTGATGATATGTTATTAAGAAACCAAACCCAGACCTGTCCTTAAATTTAAAAGGCCTGTTGATTTCTAAAACTATGGGTTGAGTTGTTAGATAAGTTACGGGCCTCTCTACATATGAATAGTAATGTAATGGGCTGTTCCTGGGTTCGTGGGTAGATGACATAAATTGTCATTTAGGTCACACGATGGAAAATGCATAGATTTGGtctgaaaaagaataaaatgtagGATCAGCACACAACCACCATATGATATTAGTAGTTCAAACATAG containing:
- the LOC130172031 gene encoding 14-3-3 protein zeta-like; this encodes MSEAPQKELVQKAKLAEQAERYDDMAAAMKAVTEDSEQLSNEERNLLSVAYKNVVGARRSSWRVVSSIEQKAEGSERKQTMAKEYREKIEKELKDICQDVLGLLDTYLIPKATAAESKVFYLKMKGDYYRYLAEVATGEEKTSIIKDSQAAYQKAFDISKDEMQPTHPIRLGLALNFSVFYYEILNSPEQACQLAKRAFDDAIAELDTLSEDSYKDSTLIMQLLRDNLTLWTSDNQVEGEDTEEPRE